Proteins encoded within one genomic window of Burkholderiaceae bacterium:
- a CDS encoding Prolipoprotein diacylglyceryl transferase has protein sequence MLMYPHINPVALQIGPLAIHWYGLTYLVGFALFMGLGVLRLRHEPYASITGPGAWSRRNVEDLLFIGVMGVVIGGRLGYCLFYQPAYYAAHPLQVFAVWQGGMSFHGGMLGVFAAMFWFAHSRGKPWLQVADFVAPCVPTGLAAGRIGNFINGELWGRFCDVNLPWCMVYPQSGSMRPRHPSEIYEFLLEGVLLFVLLWLYARRPRRMGQVSGAFLVGYGVLRFIAEFFRAPDSFLGLLALNLSMGQWLCLPMIAAGIALWWWASRRTDLATA, from the coding sequence ATGCTGATGTACCCACATATCAACCCGGTTGCGTTGCAGATCGGGCCACTGGCGATCCACTGGTACGGCCTCACTTATCTCGTCGGCTTTGCGCTGTTCATGGGATTGGGCGTGCTGCGCCTCAGGCACGAACCCTATGCGTCGATCACCGGCCCCGGCGCCTGGAGCCGGCGCAACGTCGAGGATCTGTTGTTCATCGGCGTGATGGGTGTGGTGATCGGCGGGCGCCTCGGCTACTGCCTGTTCTACCAGCCCGCGTATTACGCTGCGCACCCGCTGCAGGTGTTCGCGGTGTGGCAGGGCGGCATGAGCTTTCATGGCGGCATGCTGGGGGTGTTCGCGGCGATGTTCTGGTTCGCGCATTCGCGCGGCAAGCCCTGGCTGCAGGTCGCGGACTTCGTTGCACCCTGCGTGCCGACCGGTCTTGCGGCCGGGCGCATCGGCAACTTCATCAACGGTGAACTGTGGGGGCGCTTTTGCGATGTGAACCTGCCGTGGTGCATGGTGTACCCGCAAAGCGGCTCGATGCGCCCGCGCCATCCGTCGGAGATCTACGAATTCCTGCTCGAAGGCGTGCTGCTGTTCGTGCTGCTGTGGCTGTATGCGCGCCGGCCGCGGCGCATGGGCCAGGTGTCGGGCGCGTTCCTGGTCGGCTACGGCGTGCTGCGCTTCATCGCCGAATTCTTCCGTGCTCCGGACAGTTTTCTGGGCCTGCTCGCGCTCAATCTCAGCATGGGGCAGTGGCTGTGCCTGCCGATGATCGCGGCCGGGATCGCGCTCTGGTGGTGGGCCAGCCGCCGAACCGATCTGGCCACTGCGTGA
- a CDS encoding Dihydroxy-acid dehydratase, with translation MATRKIIPINHRSAHITEGKARAPNRSMYYAMGYTEGDFKKPMVGVANSHSTITPCNSGLQKLADAAVAGILEAGGNAQVFGTPTISDGMAMGTEGMKYSLVSREVIADCVETCVQGQWMDGVVVIGGCDKNMPGGMMGMLRANVPAIFVYGGTILPGHYKGQDLNIVSVFEAVGENAAGRMSDAELLQIERHAIPGTGSCGGMYTANTMSSAIEALGMSLPYSSTMANPHDEKANSARESAKVLIEAIRNDLKPRDIVTREAIENAVAVIMAIGGSTNAVLHLLAIAHAAGVEWTIDDFERVRRKVPVLCDLKPSGKYLAVDLHRAGGIPQVMKILLRAGLLHGDCMTITGKTVAETLAGVSDAPRADQDVIRPIEKPLYPHGHLAILKGNLSPEGSVAKITGLKNHAMTGPARVFDDEQSALAAILAGKIKPGDVMVLRYLGPKGGPGMPEMLAPTSALIGAGLGESVGLITDGRFSGGTWGMVVGHVAPEAQVGGTIALIHEGDSITIDSNQLKLELNVPEAEIAQRRAAWKAPAPRYTRGVQAKFAHNVSTASRGAVLDGF, from the coding sequence ATGGCGACCCGAAAGATCATCCCGATCAACCACCGCTCGGCCCATATCACCGAAGGCAAGGCGCGCGCGCCGAACCGCTCGATGTATTACGCGATGGGCTACACCGAGGGCGACTTCAAGAAGCCGATGGTCGGCGTCGCGAACAGCCACAGCACGATCACGCCGTGCAACTCGGGGCTGCAGAAGCTCGCCGACGCGGCGGTCGCCGGCATTCTGGAAGCCGGCGGCAACGCACAGGTGTTCGGCACGCCGACGATCTCCGACGGCATGGCGATGGGCACCGAGGGCATGAAATATTCGCTGGTCAGCCGCGAGGTGATCGCCGACTGCGTCGAAACCTGCGTGCAGGGCCAATGGATGGACGGCGTGGTCGTGATCGGCGGCTGCGACAAGAACATGCCGGGCGGCATGATGGGCATGCTGCGCGCGAACGTGCCGGCAATCTTCGTCTATGGCGGCACGATCCTCCCTGGTCACTACAAAGGGCAGGACCTGAACATCGTCAGCGTGTTCGAGGCGGTCGGCGAGAACGCCGCGGGCCGCATGAGCGACGCGGAACTGCTGCAGATCGAGCGCCACGCGATTCCCGGCACGGGTTCCTGCGGCGGCATGTACACCGCGAACACCATGTCGTCGGCGATTGAGGCGCTGGGCATGTCGCTCCCCTATTCGTCGACGATGGCGAACCCGCACGACGAGAAGGCGAACTCGGCGCGCGAATCGGCGAAGGTGCTGATCGAGGCGATCCGGAATGACTTGAAGCCGCGCGACATCGTGACGCGCGAGGCGATCGAGAACGCGGTCGCGGTGATCATGGCGATCGGCGGCTCGACCAATGCGGTGCTGCACCTGCTCGCGATCGCGCACGCGGCCGGCGTCGAGTGGACCATCGACGACTTCGAGCGGGTGCGCAGAAAGGTGCCGGTGCTGTGCGACCTGAAACCCAGCGGCAAGTACCTGGCGGTCGACCTGCACCGCGCCGGCGGCATTCCGCAGGTGATGAAGATCTTGCTGCGCGCCGGCCTGCTGCACGGCGACTGCATGACCATCACCGGCAAGACCGTTGCCGAGACGCTGGCCGGCGTCTCGGACGCGCCGCGGGCCGACCAGGACGTGATCCGCCCGATCGAGAAGCCGCTGTACCCGCACGGCCACCTGGCGATCCTCAAGGGCAACCTGTCGCCCGAGGGCAGCGTCGCGAAGATCACCGGCCTGAAGAACCACGCGATGACCGGGCCGGCGCGGGTGTTCGACGACGAGCAATCGGCGCTCGCCGCGATCCTCGCAGGCAAGATCAAGCCGGGCGACGTGATGGTGCTGCGCTACCTGGGCCCGAAGGGCGGCCCCGGCATGCCCGAGATGCTCGCACCGACCAGCGCGCTGATCGGCGCCGGCCTGGGCGAGAGCGTGGGCCTGATCACCGACGGGCGTTTCTCCGGCGGCACCTGGGGCATGGTGGTCGGCCATGTCGCGCCCGAGGCCCAGGTCGGCGGCACGATCGCGCTGATCCACGAAGGCGACTCGATCACGATCGACTCGAACCAGCTCAAGCTCGAACTGAACGTGCCCGAGGCCGAAATCGCGCAGCGCCGCGCCGCGTGGAAGGCCCCTGCACCGCGCTACACGCGCGGCGTGCAGGCCAAGTTCGCGCACAACGTGTCGACCGCGAGCCGCGGCGCGGTGCTCGACGGGTTCTGA
- a CDS encoding Fumarate hydratase class II, whose product MTTRTERDTFGLIEVPNEHLWGAQTQRSFQNFDISGEHQPREIIRALAQIKRSSAVVNRALGLLDDKKAKAIAEAADEVIAGRHAGEFPLVVWQTGSGTQTNMNVNEVLANRASELLGGQRGEQRLVHPNDEVNRSQSSNDVFPTAMHVAAVDAITHRLLPALTELRATLQKKSAEFADIVKIGRTHLQDATPLTLGQEFSGYVAQLAHGEAHLRAALPHLCELALGGTAVGTGLNAPPGYAEQAAAELARLTGLPLVSSPNKFEALASCDALVHAHGALKTLAASLMKIANDVRWLASGPRSGIGELAIPENEPGSSIMPGKVNPTQCEALTMLCCQVFGNDVAINFGGASGNFELNVFRPMVAHDFLQSVRLLADGMRSFNAHCAVGIEPNRERIAELVQRSLMLVTALNPHIGYDKSAQIAKKAHKEGTSLREAALALGFVTAEQFDAWVQPRDMVGRG is encoded by the coding sequence ATGACCACCCGCACCGAACGCGACACTTTCGGCCTCATCGAGGTACCGAACGAACATCTGTGGGGCGCGCAGACACAGCGTTCGTTCCAGAACTTCGACATCTCGGGCGAGCACCAGCCGCGCGAGATCATCCGCGCACTGGCGCAGATCAAGCGCTCGTCGGCGGTGGTCAACCGCGCGCTCGGACTGCTCGACGACAAGAAGGCGAAAGCGATCGCCGAGGCCGCCGACGAGGTGATCGCGGGCCGGCACGCCGGCGAGTTCCCGCTGGTGGTTTGGCAGACCGGCTCCGGCACGCAGACCAACATGAACGTGAACGAGGTGCTGGCGAACCGCGCGAGCGAACTGCTCGGCGGGCAGCGCGGCGAGCAGCGCCTGGTGCACCCGAACGACGAGGTGAACCGCAGCCAGTCGAGCAACGACGTGTTCCCGACCGCAATGCATGTCGCGGCGGTGGACGCGATCACGCACCGGCTGCTGCCGGCGCTCACCGAGCTGCGTGCGACGCTGCAGAAGAAATCCGCGGAATTCGCCGACATCGTGAAGATCGGCCGCACCCATCTGCAGGACGCGACGCCGCTGACGCTGGGGCAGGAATTCTCCGGCTACGTCGCGCAGCTCGCGCATGGCGAGGCGCATCTGCGCGCGGCGCTGCCGCACCTGTGCGAGCTGGCGCTCGGCGGCACCGCGGTCGGCACCGGGCTGAACGCGCCGCCGGGCTATGCCGAGCAGGCTGCGGCCGAACTGGCGCGCCTGACCGGCCTGCCGCTGGTCAGCAGCCCGAACAAATTCGAGGCTCTCGCCTCCTGCGACGCGCTGGTGCACGCGCACGGTGCGCTGAAGACGCTGGCCGCGAGCCTGATGAAGATCGCGAACGACGTGCGCTGGCTTGCCAGCGGTCCGCGCAGCGGCATCGGCGAGCTGGCCATTCCCGAGAACGAACCGGGCTCGTCGATCATGCCGGGCAAGGTGAACCCGACCCAGTGCGAGGCGCTGACCATGCTGTGCTGCCAGGTGTTCGGCAACGACGTCGCGATCAACTTCGGTGGCGCGTCGGGCAATTTCGAGCTGAACGTGTTCCGTCCGATGGTCGCGCACGACTTCCTGCAGAGCGTGCGGCTGCTGGCCGACGGCATGAGAAGCTTCAACGCGCATTGCGCTGTCGGGATCGAGCCGAACCGCGAGCGCATCGCCGAGCTGGTGCAGCGCTCGCTGATGCTCGTGACCGCGCTCAATCCGCACATCGGTTACGACAAGTCCGCACAGATCGCGAAGAAGGCGCACAAGGAGGGCACCAGCCTGCGCGAGGCGGCGCTCGCGCTCGGCTTCGTCACGGCCGAGCAGTTCGACGCCTGGGTGCAGCCGCGCGATATGGTAGGGCGCGGCTGA
- a CDS encoding Malonyl-CoA decarboxylase has translation MRERIGAFLGRGRKDSSPPVPGEQREAPASRVLRRTLAALQAVNDPAISDVEGGRRAAEVAAWYASAGAEERRAFWLLLCERFAPDIGALDAARAAYEAASGTPGEARAEVALRKALTPPRTRLLQRFAAFPGGLRFLIGLRAELLPLVKSDARLLALEAELEGLFSAWFDVGLLELRRISWNSPAALVEKLIEYEAVHGIRSWTDAKNRLDEDRRCYGFFHPGLPGEPLIFVEVALLAGMGAGIVPLLDETAAAVDLKKATTAIFYSINSTQRGLNGVSFGDSLIKRVVEILQEEFPRLKTFATLSPMPGLRTWVTRHAVELSASLSARQRQALASDLGIKGELGAPQLLAALDGVAQLTERAALARWLLRAAARYLGATQGDAGRPVDAVARFHLGNGARVERLNWLADPSPKGLRQSWGLMVNYLYDPKRLDKHRAMLARGKIPLSGAVENLQD, from the coding sequence ATGCGGGAGCGGATCGGTGCGTTTCTGGGGCGTGGCCGCAAGGATTCGTCGCCGCCCGTGCCGGGCGAACAGCGCGAGGCGCCGGCGTCGCGCGTGCTGCGCCGTACGCTGGCCGCGCTGCAGGCCGTCAACGACCCGGCCATCAGCGACGTCGAGGGCGGCCGTCGCGCCGCCGAGGTGGCCGCCTGGTACGCCAGCGCCGGCGCCGAGGAGCGGCGTGCGTTCTGGCTGCTGCTGTGCGAACGGTTCGCGCCCGACATCGGCGCGCTCGATGCGGCGCGTGCCGCCTACGAGGCCGCAAGCGGCACGCCCGGCGAGGCGCGCGCCGAGGTGGCGCTGCGCAAGGCATTGACCCCGCCGCGCACGCGCCTGCTGCAACGCTTCGCTGCATTTCCTGGCGGCCTGCGCTTCCTGATCGGCCTGCGCGCCGAACTGCTGCCGCTCGTGAAGAGCGACGCGCGCCTGCTGGCGCTGGAAGCCGAGCTGGAAGGCTTGTTCTCGGCCTGGTTCGACGTCGGCCTGCTGGAACTGCGCCGCATCAGCTGGAACTCGCCGGCCGCGCTGGTGGAGAAGCTGATCGAATACGAGGCGGTGCACGGTATCCGAAGCTGGACCGACGCGAAGAACCGGCTCGACGAGGACCGGCGCTGCTACGGGTTCTTCCACCCAGGTCTGCCGGGCGAGCCGCTGATCTTCGTCGAGGTGGCGCTGCTCGCAGGCATGGGCGCGGGCATCGTGCCGCTGCTGGACGAAACCGCGGCTGCCGTCGACCTGAAGAAGGCGACCACCGCGATCTTCTATTCGATCAACAGCACGCAGCGGGGCCTGAACGGCGTCAGCTTCGGCGATTCGCTGATCAAGCGCGTGGTGGAAATCCTGCAGGAAGAGTTTCCACGGCTGAAGACGTTTGCGACCCTGTCGCCGATGCCCGGCTTGCGCACCTGGGTGACCCGGCACGCGGTCGAATTGAGCGCATCTTTGTCAGCGCGTCAGCGGCAGGCGCTGGCCAGCGATCTCGGCATCAAGGGCGAACTCGGGGCGCCGCAACTGCTGGCGGCGCTGGATGGCGTCGCGCAGTTGACCGAGCGAGCCGCGCTCGCGCGCTGGCTGCTGCGCGCCGCTGCCCGCTACCTGGGCGCCACGCAGGGCGACGCCGGCCGACCGGTCGACGCCGTCGCGCGCTTCCACCTCGGCAACGGCGCGCGCGTCGAGCGCCTCAACTGGCTGGCCGACCCGTCACCGAAGGGTCTGCGGCAATCCTGGGGCTTGATGGTGAACTACCTGTACGATCCGAAGCGCCTCGACAAGCACCGCGCCATGCTGGCCCGCGGGAAGATTCCGCTGTCGGGCGCCGTGGAAAACCTACAAGATTGA
- a CDS encoding 2,4'-dihydroxyacetophenone dioxygenase: protein MTAPNREFWRDIKPIEKVFKAEAAPELYHSKITDVDERYFVPLSDTVFTRPLWISPSQNRWCDVLMAKKAGLVMRHYHPHQVFAYTISGKWGYLEHSWVATAGDFVYEAPGEGHTLIAYETGEPTRITFNVTGPLIWLDENGESTGHFDVYDYLRNAREHYEKVGLDQKLIDDIIR from the coding sequence ATGACAGCACCCAACCGCGAATTCTGGCGCGACATCAAGCCGATCGAAAAGGTCTTCAAAGCCGAGGCGGCCCCCGAGCTTTACCACTCGAAGATCACGGACGTCGACGAGCGCTATTTCGTACCGTTGTCGGACACCGTGTTCACACGCCCACTATGGATATCGCCCTCACAGAACCGCTGGTGCGATGTTCTCATGGCCAAAAAAGCGGGGCTGGTCATGCGCCACTACCATCCGCATCAGGTTTTTGCCTACACCATTTCCGGCAAATGGGGCTACCTGGAACATAGCTGGGTGGCCACCGCAGGGGACTTCGTTTACGAAGCACCCGGCGAGGGTCACACACTCATTGCCTATGAGACCGGCGAGCCCACGCGGATCACTTTCAACGTCACCGGCCCACTCATCTGGCTCGACGAAAACGGCGAGTCGACCGGCCACTTCGACGTCTATGATTACTTGCGAAATGCGCGTGAACACTATGAAAAAGTGGGGCTCGATCAGAAATTGATCGACGACATCATTCGCTGA
- a CDS encoding Fumarate hydratase class I, aerobic translates to MTIHIKQSDLIESIAGALQFTSYYHPADYIAHLARAYQREQSAAAKDAIAQILTNSRMSATGHRPICQDTGIVNVFLKIGMDVRLEGFTGGLDDAVNEGVRRAYNDPDNTLRASIVADPLFARKNTHDNTPAVIHTEIVPGSTLDVTVAAKGGGSENKSKFAMLNPSDSLVDWVLKTVPTMGAGWCPPGMLGIGIGGTAERAMLMAKQSLMDDIDMYELQAKARRGDKLTQTEELRLELYDKVNALGIGAQGLGGLTTVLDIKVKMYATHAASKPVAMIPNCAATRHAHFVMDGSGPVFLDPPSLDLWPDVHWAPDYDKSRRVDLNQLTREEVASWKPGDTLLLNGRMLTGRDAAHKRIADMLAKGEKLPVDFTNRVIYYVGPVDPVPGEVVGPAGPTTATRMDKFTETMLSATGLIAMIGKAERGPVAIEAIRKHRSAYLMAVGGAAYLVSKAIKHAKVVGFEDLGMEAIYEFDVVDMPVTVAVDAGGTSAHITGPAEWQKRIAAGEFKGIEVTAT, encoded by the coding sequence ATGACCATCCACATCAAGCAGAGCGACCTGATCGAATCGATCGCCGGCGCGCTGCAATTCACCAGCTACTACCACCCGGCCGACTACATCGCGCATCTTGCGCGCGCATACCAGCGCGAGCAGAGTGCGGCCGCGAAGGACGCGATCGCGCAGATCCTGACGAATTCGCGTATGAGCGCAACCGGCCACCGCCCGATCTGCCAGGACACCGGCATCGTCAACGTGTTCCTGAAAATCGGCATGGACGTGCGGCTCGAAGGCTTCACCGGCGGCCTGGACGACGCCGTGAACGAAGGCGTGCGCCGCGCGTACAACGACCCGGACAACACGCTGCGCGCTTCCATCGTCGCCGACCCGCTGTTCGCGCGCAAAAACACGCACGACAACACGCCGGCGGTGATCCATACCGAGATCGTCCCCGGCAGCACGCTGGACGTGACGGTCGCGGCGAAGGGCGGTGGCAGCGAAAACAAATCCAAGTTCGCAATGCTGAACCCGAGCGATTCCCTGGTCGACTGGGTGCTGAAGACCGTGCCGACCATGGGCGCCGGCTGGTGCCCGCCGGGCATGCTCGGCATCGGCATCGGCGGCACGGCCGAGCGTGCGATGCTGATGGCCAAGCAGAGCCTGATGGACGACATCGACATGTACGAGCTGCAGGCGAAAGCCAGGCGCGGCGACAAGCTGACGCAGACCGAGGAGCTGCGGCTGGAGCTGTACGACAAGGTGAATGCGCTCGGCATTGGCGCGCAGGGCCTCGGGGGCCTGACCACCGTGCTCGACATCAAGGTGAAGATGTACGCGACGCACGCGGCAAGCAAGCCGGTCGCAATGATCCCGAACTGCGCCGCGACGCGTCACGCGCATTTCGTGATGGACGGCAGCGGCCCGGTCTTTCTCGATCCGCCGAGCCTGGACCTGTGGCCCGACGTGCACTGGGCGCCCGACTACGACAAGAGCCGCCGCGTCGACCTGAACCAGCTCACCCGCGAGGAAGTCGCGAGCTGGAAGCCCGGTGACACGCTGCTGTTGAACGGCAGGATGCTGACCGGCCGCGACGCCGCGCACAAGCGCATCGCCGACATGCTGGCCAAGGGGGAAAAGCTGCCGGTCGACTTCACGAACCGGGTGATCTACTACGTCGGCCCGGTCGACCCGGTGCCGGGTGAAGTCGTCGGCCCGGCTGGCCCGACCACCGCCACGCGCATGGACAAGTTCACCGAGACGATGCTGAGCGCCACCGGCCTGATCGCGATGATCGGCAAGGCCGAGCGCGGCCCGGTCGCGATCGAGGCGATCCGCAAGCACCGAAGTGCCTACCTGATGGCGGTCGGCGGCGCGGCCTACCTGGTGAGCAAGGCGATCAAGCACGCGAAGGTCGTCGGCTTCGAAGACCTCGGCATGGAAGCGATCTACGAGTTCGACGTGGTCGACATGCCCGTGACGGTCGCCGTGGACGCCGGCGGCACCAGCGCGCACATCACCGGGCCGGCGGAATGGCAGAAGCGCATCGCGGCGGGGGAGTTCAAGGGGATCGAGGTGACTGCGACGTGA
- a CDS encoding Acetyl-CoA synthetase has translation MSVQPSTVESVLIENRVFPPNEALVKKANISGMAAYQALWEEAKNDYAGFWARLARENLVWTKPFMRSLDESNAPFFKWFEDGELNASANCLDKHMGTPVENKTAIIFEADDGVVSKVTYKELLARVSQFANALKSRGVKKGDRVVIYMPMTVEGVVAMQACARIGAIHSVVFGGFSAKSLHERIVDAAAVAVITANYQLRGGKELPLKAIVDEAIATGGCESVKTVFVYERTATACNMAAGRDLTFADALKGQSTDCPPVPVGAEHPLFILYTSGSTGKPKGVQHSTGGYLMWSKLTMDWTFDIKPDDVFWCTADIGWVTGHSYITYGPLAAGVTEIVFEGIPTYPDAGRFWQMIERHKCSVFYTAPTAIRSLIKASEADPKVHPARSNLSSLRIIGSVGEPINPEAWMWYYRHVGGERCPIVDTWWQTETGGHMINPLPGVTPLVPGSCTLPLPGIMTEVVDETGQTVPQGAGGMLVVTKPWPSMVRTIWNDPERYKKAYFPEEFGGRIYLAGDGAVRSNGEATKGADRGYFRITGRIDDVLNVSGHRLGTMEVESALVAKTDLVAEAAVVARPDELTGEAICAFVVLKRARPTGDEAARIAAELRNWVAKEIGPIAKPKDISFGDNLPKTRSGKIMRRLLRSIAKGEPITQDVSTLENPQILEQFSQKL, from the coding sequence ATGAGCGTGCAACCGTCCACCGTCGAATCCGTGCTGATCGAAAACCGGGTGTTCCCGCCGAACGAGGCGCTGGTGAAAAAGGCAAACATCTCCGGCATGGCCGCGTACCAGGCGCTGTGGGAGGAGGCCAAGAACGACTATGCCGGCTTCTGGGCGCGGCTCGCGCGCGAGAACCTGGTCTGGACCAAGCCGTTCATGCGCTCGCTCGACGAGTCGAACGCGCCGTTCTTCAAGTGGTTCGAGGACGGCGAACTGAACGCGTCGGCGAACTGCCTGGACAAGCACATGGGCACGCCGGTCGAGAACAAGACCGCGATCATCTTCGAGGCCGACGACGGCGTGGTCAGTAAAGTGACCTACAAGGAGCTGCTCGCGCGCGTCAGTCAGTTCGCGAACGCGCTGAAAAGCCGCGGCGTGAAGAAGGGCGACCGCGTGGTGATCTACATGCCGATGACCGTCGAAGGCGTGGTCGCGATGCAGGCCTGCGCGCGCATCGGTGCGATCCACAGCGTGGTGTTCGGCGGCTTTTCGGCGAAGTCGCTGCACGAGCGCATCGTCGATGCCGCGGCGGTCGCGGTGATCACCGCGAACTACCAGTTGCGCGGCGGCAAGGAGTTGCCGCTGAAGGCCATCGTCGACGAGGCGATCGCGACCGGCGGCTGCGAATCGGTGAAGACGGTGTTCGTCTACGAGCGCACGGCGACCGCCTGCAACATGGCCGCCGGCCGCGATCTCACGTTCGCCGACGCGCTCAAGGGCCAGTCCACCGACTGCCCGCCGGTGCCGGTCGGCGCCGAGCACCCGCTGTTCATCCTCTACACCTCGGGTTCGACCGGGAAACCGAAGGGCGTGCAGCATAGCACCGGCGGCTACCTGATGTGGTCCAAGCTGACGATGGACTGGACCTTCGACATCAAGCCCGATGACGTGTTCTGGTGCACCGCCGACATCGGCTGGGTCACCGGCCACAGCTACATCACTTACGGGCCGCTGGCGGCCGGCGTGACGGAGATCGTGTTCGAAGGGATACCGACCTACCCGGACGCCGGGCGCTTCTGGCAAATGATCGAGCGCCACAAGTGCAGCGTGTTCTATACCGCGCCGACCGCGATCCGCTCGCTGATCAAGGCGTCTGAGGCCGACCCGAAGGTGCATCCGGCGCGCAGCAATCTCTCGAGCCTGCGCATCATCGGCTCGGTCGGCGAGCCGATCAACCCGGAAGCGTGGATGTGGTACTACCGCCATGTCGGCGGCGAGCGCTGCCCGATCGTCGACACCTGGTGGCAGACCGAAACCGGCGGGCACATGATCAACCCGCTGCCCGGCGTCACGCCGCTGGTGCCCGGCAGCTGCACGCTGCCGCTGCCGGGCATCATGACCGAGGTGGTCGACGAGACCGGCCAGACGGTGCCGCAAGGCGCCGGCGGCATGCTGGTCGTAACAAAACCCTGGCCGTCGATGGTCCGCACCATCTGGAACGACCCGGAGCGCTACAAGAAAGCCTATTTCCCCGAGGAGTTCGGCGGCAGGATCTACCTCGCCGGCGACGGCGCGGTGCGCAGCAACGGCGAGGCGACGAAGGGCGCGGACCGCGGGTACTTCCGCATCACGGGACGCATCGACGACGTGCTGAACGTGTCGGGCCACCGCCTGGGCACGATGGAGGTCGAATCCGCGCTGGTCGCGAAGACCGATCTGGTCGCCGAGGCGGCGGTGGTCGCGCGCCCGGACGAGCTGACCGGCGAGGCGATCTGCGCGTTCGTGGTGCTGAAGCGCGCGCGCCCGACCGGCGACGAGGCCGCACGGATCGCCGCCGAGCTGCGCAACTGGGTCGCGAAGGAGATCGGCCCGATCGCGAAGCCGAAGGACATCAGCTTCGGCGACAACCTGCCGAAGACCCGCTCCGGCAAGATCATGCGCCGGCTGCTGCGCTCGATCGCGAAGGGCGAGCCGATCACGCAGGACGTCTCGACGCTGGAGAATCCGCAGATCCTCGAGCAGTTCTCGCAGAAGCTGTGA
- a CDS encoding cytochrome c551/c552: protein MNKPWLAAITAPVVALSATLAFSAPALADQALATAKNCMSCHAIDRKVVGPAFKDVAAKYAGQKGAVDMLAAKIMKGGSGVWGPVPMPANTQVNEAEAKKLAAWVLSLK, encoded by the coding sequence ATGAACAAACCATGGCTCGCGGCGATCACCGCACCGGTCGTCGCGCTTTCCGCCACGCTGGCATTCAGCGCTCCTGCATTGGCCGATCAGGCGCTGGCGACAGCGAAGAACTGCATGTCCTGCCATGCGATCGACCGCAAGGTGGTCGGCCCGGCGTTCAAGGATGTCGCGGCCAAGTACGCGGGCCAGAAAGGCGCGGTCGACATGCTCGCCGCGAAGATCATGAAGGGCGGCTCCGGCGTCTGGGGCCCGGTGCCGATGCCGGCGAACACGCAGGTGAACGAGGCCGAGGCGAAAAAGCTCGCGGCCTGGGTGCTGTCGCTGAAGTAG